ACACCTCAGACGCAGACGGTCTATTTTTCGAAGAAGCATCCGTCGCATCTGGATGTGTTGCTGCCCGATACGGAGAAGTAATGATCAAGACGATCAGTTCGCGCGAGGTTTACCGGAACAAGTGGACGCGCGTACGCGAAGACGTGATCGAGCGATCGAACGGCGAGCGCGGCATCTTCGGCGTGGTCGACAAAGACCCGGCGTGCATTGTGGTGGCATTGGAGCGTGAGGCGGATGGGACGGAGTATCTCTGGCTCGTCGAACAGTTCCGCTACACGGTAGGTGGACGTTACATGGAGTTCCCGCAAGGTGGATGGGAGCAGGAAGAGGTCGTCCCTGAAGATCTGGCGCGGGGCGAGCTGCGCGAAGAGACCGGATTGGTCGCCGGGAAGATGACTCTGCTGGGCTTTCACTGGATCGCGTATGGCGTCATGAATCAAAAGCACTATGTCTTTCTTGCGGAAGAGCTTGTGCAGGGCGAGCACGATCGCGATGCCGAGGAGACCGATCTCGAAGTGAAGCGTTTGAGCGTGCGCGAGTTCGAAGATGCTTTGTTCGATGGAACGATCAGAGACAACTGCACGGCCGCTGCCTGGGCGCTGTATAAGATCTGGCGGGAGAGGCAGGTTTAGGAATGGTTGCTTGTTTGTTATCCCGTAGCGCAGAGAAGGGATCTGTCTTTCAGACTGTTGTGAGGGTCGCTCTTCGAGCGAACGATGCGCTTTGCGCATAACCCATGTCCCAAAGGCGGGACATGGGGCACTCGGTTTTAGGTTTCCTTACACATCTGGTTTGTGCGCTCCGCGCGACCCCCACCCTTTCGCAAAGAGCGCGAAAGAATGGGGCACAGTACTATGGCGCATGACAAATTTGCGCCCTCTCGCGTTGTGTATCGCTTTGCTCTCGATAGGCCGAGGTGTATCGGCTCAAAATGCCCCGGTGAATGCGCCGCTTAGCGAGGCCCGCATCTTTGCGGCTGACGCTTCTCTCGTTAGGAAGATGGCGAATGGAGCGGAGTTTCGTAGCATCGTGCATGGCGAGTTGAAGACAGGTGAGAGCGTAGATCTGCATGAGACAATGCAGCCCGTCGGCACCGTGCCGAGCCCACTTCATGCGATCCAACATTCCGAGTTCATCGTCGTGCGCGAGGGAATGATCGTCTTTGTGCATGAGGGCAAGGTAGAGCGTGTCGGTCCCGGCGGAGTGATGTACGTCGCCTTGGGCACGATCCATTCGCTGAAAAATGTTGGTGATGTTCCCGCGCGCTACGTTGTCATTGCGATCGGCGGAGATGTTAAAAAGTAATTTTCGACAAGTTACAGCGCTTTGACGGTCATCACCTTTTAATATGGTTCTCCTATCCCAATTTGAAAACACATTCGAGACAAGCGCACAAACCGTTTATGGGCTCACGTGCGTCCAAAAAGCAGGTGTGTTCTTGGATGAAAATCCGAAAGCATGAGTTTGTAACAGTGAGTGATCGGTAACGAGCGCCACAAAGCAGCTGGGGGTAAATAAAGATGTCTGCAAATGTTTTAAGTAATGTCATCGAAGATTATTTGGCTTTATGGTCAAGGCCTGGAGTGACCCGGGAATTTCTTTCGCTCTATACGGATGACTGTGTCTATGAGGATGTAGCGAGGGGGAGTGTCGCGAGGGGGAAGCCCGAGTTAGAAAGCTTCTATCAAGAAGTTCGTGCAGCTTTTCCCGATTTCGCTAAAGTATTTGTGTCCAGCATGAGTACAGAAGATCACGGCGCAGTGCAGTGGGTCATGAAGGGTACGCAGACGGGGGATCTTCCAGGACTTCCAGCGACCAATAAAAAGATGTCTGTCCGTGGAATCAGCATCTTTGAAATGCGGGGAGATAAGATTAAAGAGTTACACGAGTACTACAACTTTGCAGAAGCGCTTAAGCAACTTGGGGCGTAAACAATAACTTTAATATTTCCAGTTCGATGGGAATGCGTCTCGATACAACCTCTATCGGAAAGGGAGGTTGTATCGCCGCATGACCCTAGTATTCACGAGCTAGTGAATCGTCTTCATCCGGCGATTCATGAAGTCCATCAGCAGGTAGCTGCCAAGTTTGTCCGGCGTGGTGAAGTAGGCTTTGCCTCGGCACATGGCGCTGACCTTTTGAACGAATTGCATCAGGGCGAAGTCCTGCGCGAGCATGAAGGTATTGATGACGATGCTGGCGCGCTTGCAGCGGGCCACTTCTTCCAGCGTTTCGGAGAGCACAATGGGATCGAGGCCGAAGGCGTTTTTGTAGATGCGGCCGTCGGGCAGGGTGAGCGCAGAAGGTTTGCCGTCCGTGATCATCACGATCTGCTTCATGTCTTTATTGGAACGGGCGAGGATACGCTGGGCTACGCGCAGACCTTCGCGGGTGTTGGTGTACCACGGGCCCACGCGGACGCGCGCGACCTGCTGGATGGGCATCTCTTCGGCAGAGTCATGGAATAGGACGAGGTGAAGGGAGTCGCCGGGGAACTGCGTTCGGATGAGGTGCGAGAGCGCCATGGCAACGCGCTTTGCGGGCGTGAAACGGTCTTCGCCGTAGAGAATCATCGAGTGCGAGCAGTCGAGCATGACGACCGTGGCGCACGAGGACTGGTACTCCGACTGGTGAATGTGAAGATCGGAGTATTCGATGTTGAGTGGAAGGCCCAGGCCTTCGCGCTGCAGTGCACTAGAGAGCGTGGCGTTGACGTCGAGGTTCATCGTATCGCCGAACTCGTAGGGTTTGCTGGATCCGCTCGACTCGATGCCACTGGCTTCGTAGCGTGTATCATGGCGGCCCATGTTGGCGCGGCCCATGCCTCCAAGGAGATCGCGCAGGGATTTGTAGCTGAGGAAATCCATGCTCTTGTCTGTGACGTTGAAGCGCGCTTCGCCCTGTGGCGGCGCGGGCTGCTGGATTTCTCCGGGTCCGCTACTGCTCTGCGTTTCGGAGGGGTCGCCTTGTTCCTGCTGGATGAAGTTGCCTTGCTCGAGGCGCTCGACGAGTTGATCGATCATCTCTTCGCGCTGCTCTTCGGACATGGCCTCGTACTGTTCCTGCGCCTCCATGTCGAGAAAGCTGCCGTCTTCGAGAACCTGGCGGATCGCTTCGCGGAGATTCTCCATGTTGTGATCGCCGTCGAGTTCCTGGAACTGCGACATCGGATCCTGAAAGCCGGAGTCGAGCAGGAAGTCGCTCAGTGCTTCCATCAGATCTTCGAGGCCGAGCGAGGAAGCGAGATCTCCGTTGAACTTGGTATAGCGTGTGCGCTTCATAGGACCTACTTTGCGGCGAGAACGGTGGTGCTGCCGCCGATGCGTGTGGCGTCCGTCGGCGTGGAGAGGCCGTGGACGATGGAGGCCGGGAGATTCTTCGCGCCAAAGCGGCGGACGTAGAACTCAAGGAAAGAATAATCGCTGCTGCCGAAGTCCAGTATCTGTTCGTCCGGTGTGTAGACCTTCACGATGGATGGATCGTCGATGGCTTTGCCGAGGAAGAGCACGCCGTCCCGAATGGTATGGCCGTTCTGAGAGTAGTTGTAGAGTGGTATGCCCTGGCGTTCGGCAAACTCAGCGATGGGGATGAGCGGTTGCAGAGCGAAGGCCTGATAGTGGATTGCGCGTTCGTGGCGGGCCATCTCCAGAGGGAAGGCTCCGCGCTCGTCGAGAGCAGCGACGGACTCCTGAAAGGTGTCTACGCCGAATTTGAAGAGAGCATCATCGGAAGAGACCACGCCTGCAGCGGTTGCAGCAACGGCGCGCCAGTAGTGGTGGTTGTTCTTTTCGCCCGCTTCGAAGGCGATCATCTTGTGGGCCGATGCGTTGATCCACTTGGTATCGCGCACGGTCTGCTCTTGATCGAGCTTGGAATCGTTGAGTAGAACAGACTCTGTAATAGCTGCTGAGCTAAGCGTCCATTCGACCTGATACCAGGCCTGAGAACTCACCTTCGGATCGTAATCGAGGAGGGCGCCAGCCTTTGCCCAGAGGTCGATCTGCTGCTGTGCGCAGGCTGCCTCCGCGTGGCTTCCCGTAGCGAGGTACTGGTTCATGCCAGCAGTGGTGCGTTTCTCAAACTGGCCGTAGATATGCGTGG
This genomic stretch from Terriglobus saanensis SP1PR4 harbors:
- a CDS encoding ester cyclase — protein: MSANVLSNVIEDYLALWSRPGVTREFLSLYTDDCVYEDVARGSVARGKPELESFYQEVRAAFPDFAKVFVSSMSTEDHGAVQWVMKGTQTGDLPGLPATNKKMSVRGISIFEMRGDKIKELHEYYNFAEALKQLGA
- a CDS encoding vWA domain-containing protein, producing MKRTRYTKFNGDLASSLGLEDLMEALSDFLLDSGFQDPMSQFQELDGDHNMENLREAIRQVLEDGSFLDMEAQEQYEAMSEEQREEMIDQLVERLEQGNFIQQEQGDPSETQSSSGPGEIQQPAPPQGEARFNVTDKSMDFLSYKSLRDLLGGMGRANMGRHDTRYEASGIESSGSSKPYEFGDTMNLDVNATLSSALQREGLGLPLNIEYSDLHIHQSEYQSSCATVVMLDCSHSMILYGEDRFTPAKRVAMALSHLIRTQFPGDSLHLVLFHDSAEEMPIQQVARVRVGPWYTNTREGLRVAQRILARSNKDMKQIVMITDGKPSALTLPDGRIYKNAFGLDPIVLSETLEEVARCKRASIVINTFMLAQDFALMQFVQKVSAMCRGKAYFTTPDKLGSYLLMDFMNRRMKTIH
- a CDS encoding cupin domain-containing protein, with the protein product MANGAEFRSIVHGELKTGESVDLHETMQPVGTVPSPLHAIQHSEFIVVREGMIVFVHEGKVERVGPGGVMYVALGTIHSLKNVGDVPARYVVIAIGGDVKK
- a CDS encoding NUDIX domain-containing protein; the protein is MIKTISSREVYRNKWTRVREDVIERSNGERGIFGVVDKDPACIVVALEREADGTEYLWLVEQFRYTVGGRYMEFPQGGWEQEEVVPEDLARGELREETGLVAGKMTLLGFHWIAYGVMNQKHYVFLAEELVQGEHDRDAEETDLEVKRLSVREFEDALFDGTIRDNCTAAAWALYKIWRERQV
- a CDS encoding alginate lyase family protein, with the translated sequence MFNRPWAQAGMACLLAAASVAQAQHVRDPRASLIDVPARQAELPSTKDPRVRSAIAGLGSCLRSPVVAAPSRPIDIPHHYLNGSHGPVNPAEAEATHIYGQFEKRTTAGMNQYLATGSHAEAACAQQQIDLWAKAGALLDYDPKVSSQAWYQVEWTLSSAAITESVLLNDSKLDQEQTVRDTKWINASAHKMIAFEAGEKNNHHYWRAVAATAAGVVSSDDALFKFGVDTFQESVAALDERGAFPLEMARHERAIHYQAFALQPLIPIAEFAERQGIPLYNYSQNGHTIRDGVLFLGKAIDDPSIVKVYTPDEQILDFGSSDYSFLEFYVRRFGAKNLPASIVHGLSTPTDATRIGGSTTVLAAK